One Campylobacter concisus DNA window includes the following coding sequences:
- the waaC gene encoding lipopolysaccharide heptosyltransferase I: MQDKNQLKIAIVKLSALGDIVHAAIVLQFIKKHYPNAHITWLVDARFASLLKDHPLIDELVILPLKESFKKSYKIIKTLGKFDKIIDLQGLFKSAVVAKLLGKEIYGFSRESVKEKIAARLYRHKFKIDYNENIIVRNLSLVGYALNFSFEKSEILKKSPCFEICKKFKNESGKKRVLIAAFASEESKIYDKFKDVIRLLDGCEIYLCYGSESEKTRAEAIISGTKAKLLEKLSIKDMIDFIASCDLVIGNDSGLTHLAWAVNRPSITLFGNRPSHRNAYITDKNLVVDMGKEIDARSIDKNDFCIREIYPETVANFAKRLLNG; this comes from the coding sequence ATGCAAGATAAAAATCAACTAAAAATAGCCATAGTAAAGCTTTCGGCACTTGGGGACATCGTCCATGCAGCCATCGTGCTTCAGTTTATCAAAAAGCACTACCCAAATGCTCACATCACATGGCTAGTTGATGCCCGTTTTGCAAGCCTTTTAAAAGATCATCCCCTAATCGACGAACTAGTCATTTTGCCACTTAAAGAGAGCTTTAAAAAGAGTTACAAGATCATAAAAACGCTTGGTAAATTTGACAAGATCATAGACCTGCAAGGACTTTTCAAATCAGCCGTCGTCGCAAAACTACTTGGCAAAGAAATTTATGGCTTTAGCAGAGAAAGTGTCAAAGAAAAGATCGCAGCCAGGCTTTATAGGCATAAATTTAAGATCGACTACAACGAAAATATCATAGTTAGAAACCTAAGCCTTGTTGGATACGCCTTAAATTTTAGCTTTGAAAAAAGTGAAATTTTAAAAAAATCGCCCTGCTTTGAAATTTGCAAAAAATTTAAAAATGAAAGCGGCAAAAAACGCGTTTTAATCGCTGCCTTTGCAAGCGAAGAGAGCAAAATTTATGACAAATTTAAAGATGTGATCAGACTGCTTGATGGTTGCGAAATTTACCTTTGCTACGGGAGTGAGAGCGAAAAAACAAGGGCTGAGGCGATCATTTCAGGCACAAAAGCAAAACTGCTTGAAAAGCTAAGCATAAAAGATATGATAGATTTTATCGCGAGCTGCGATCTGGTAATCGGTAACGATAGCGGTCTAACGCACCTTGCATGGGCTGTAAATAGGCCTTCTATCACGCTTTTTGGCAACCGACCAAGCCACCGCAATGCTTACATCACAGACAAAAACTTAGTTGTTGATATGGGCAAGGAGATAGATGCTAGAAGTATCGATAAAAACGACTTTTGCATAAGAGAAATTTACCCTGAAACGGTTGCAAATTTCGCAAAAAGGCTGCTAAATGGATAG
- a CDS encoding 3'-5' exonuclease has protein sequence MAKSYICVFDCETIPDANLIRKIYGIDGSDEDVSVQAMALQKEASGSEFLPVMFHRVVAISAVMADEYGKFLKVSTMEGKDEREIIAKFLKFINDYNPRLVSFNGRGFDLPMLMVRAMRYNLNAAAYYESENKELNKNKWENYRARYSPKFHLDLLDFISDFGSVRGLKLDTLCASLNLPGKYDVHGDQVLELYYAGELDKIKEYCESDVLNTYWLFLKFELLQANILQDDYINHLNVMSEFLAKNCAHRGYSEVFCSAISDELARLSGQLDYEIKVDKEALEFSEFDDVRPISKEELNRDMLGGLLKKASDLKPKEPKSKTLFEEKVPEINLDDE, from the coding sequence ATGGCGAAAAGTTACATCTGCGTCTTTGACTGCGAGACGATACCTGATGCAAATTTGATAAGAAAAATTTACGGCATCGACGGAAGCGACGAAGATGTGAGCGTGCAGGCGATGGCCTTGCAAAAAGAGGCCAGTGGGAGTGAGTTTTTGCCTGTGATGTTTCATAGAGTCGTGGCGATCTCTGCGGTGATGGCCGATGAATACGGCAAATTTTTAAAAGTTAGCACGATGGAGGGCAAGGACGAGCGCGAGATCATCGCTAAATTTTTAAAATTTATAAATGATTATAACCCAAGGCTTGTTAGCTTTAACGGCCGTGGTTTTGACCTGCCAATGCTTATGGTGCGTGCGATGCGCTACAACCTAAACGCAGCGGCATATTACGAGAGCGAAAACAAAGAGCTAAACAAAAACAAATGGGAAAATTATAGGGCAAGGTATTCGCCTAAATTTCACCTTGATTTGCTTGATTTTATAAGCGATTTTGGAAGTGTGAGAGGGCTAAAGCTCGACACGCTTTGTGCTAGCTTAAATTTACCTGGCAAGTACGACGTGCACGGTGATCAGGTGCTTGAGCTATACTACGCAGGCGAGCTTGATAAGATAAAAGAATACTGCGAAAGCGACGTGCTCAACACCTACTGGCTATTTTTGAAATTTGAGCTTTTGCAGGCAAATATCTTGCAAGATGACTATATAAATCACCTAAACGTGATGAGCGAATTTTTAGCTAAAAACTGCGCTCACAGGGGATATAGCGAGGTCTTTTGCTCTGCGATAAGTGACGAGCTAGCAAGGCTTAGCGGACAGCTAGACTATGAGATAAAGGTAGATAAAGAGGCTTTAGAGTTTAGCGAATTTGATGATGTAAGGCCGATTAGCAAAGAGGAGCTAAACCGCGATATGCTGGGCGGTTTGCTCAAAAAAGCAAGCGATCTAAAGCCAAAAGAGCCAAAGAGCAAGACACTTTTTGAAGAGAAAGTGCCTGAGATAAATTTAGACGACGAATAG
- a CDS encoding LLM class flavin-dependent oxidoreductase: MNVSILNLLPIKQGGDAKEAIDAAVRLAKFAENIGINRYWVAEHHNMQNLASSATQLIIAHILEHTKSLRVGSGGVMLPNHSPYSIAEQYATLETLYPNRVDLGLGRAPGTDQETAAVLRRGAREIEFDMQINELMDYFNAKRAVKAYPKIEKFPPIYILGSSIYSAYVAAEFGLPYAFASHFAPRALEKAVEIYRQNFRPSSFLATPYVIAGANVIIAQSDELAKSLATTQTQFFLNVVTGGKEYLQPPKKDNDEVFAISGKAGAQAPHFGPIDFRQIELKNRERSVTEEMMACSFIGSKQSVKEQILEFQNRLEVDEIMAQSFIFDEDAQLDSFRALKEIADEI; this comes from the coding sequence ATGAATGTTTCAATCTTAAATTTACTACCGATAAAACAAGGCGGTGACGCAAAAGAAGCCATAGATGCGGCCGTCAGACTGGCTAAATTTGCCGAGAATATCGGCATAAATCGCTACTGGGTTGCCGAGCATCACAACATGCAAAATTTAGCAAGCTCAGCCACGCAGCTCATCATCGCGCACATCTTAGAGCATACAAAAAGCCTTCGTGTGGGCTCTGGTGGCGTGATGCTACCAAACCACAGCCCCTACTCTATCGCCGAGCAGTACGCCACTCTTGAGACTCTATATCCAAACCGCGTCGATCTTGGGCTAGGCAGAGCTCCAGGGACCGACCAAGAGACAGCTGCGGTGCTTAGACGCGGTGCCAGAGAGATAGAATTTGATATGCAAATAAACGAATTAATGGACTATTTTAACGCCAAAAGAGCCGTAAAAGCCTATCCAAAAATTGAAAAATTTCCACCTATTTACATACTTGGCTCAAGCATATATAGCGCATATGTGGCGGCTGAGTTTGGTCTGCCTTATGCCTTTGCGTCGCACTTTGCACCACGTGCGCTAGAAAAAGCGGTAGAAATTTATCGTCAAAATTTTAGACCTTCTTCGTTTCTTGCCACGCCTTATGTCATCGCAGGAGCAAATGTGATAATAGCCCAAAGTGACGAGCTAGCAAAGAGTTTAGCCACTACGCAAACGCAGTTTTTCTTAAACGTAGTAACTGGCGGAAAAGAGTATTTGCAACCGCCAAAAAAAGATAACGACGAGGTCTTTGCCATAAGTGGCAAGGCAGGCGCACAGGCTCCGCATTTTGGACCGATCGACTTTAGGCAGATAGAGCTAAAAAATAGAGAAAGAAGCGTCACGGAAGAGATGATGGCGTGCTCTTTTATAGGCTCAAAGCAAAGCGTTAAAGAGCAAATTTTAGAGTTTCAAAACAGACTTGAAGTCGATGAGATCATGGCTCAAAGCTTCATTTTTGATGAGGATGCACAGCTTGACTCTTTTAGGGCGTTAAAAGAGATCGCGGATGAAATTTAA
- the galE gene encoding UDP-glucose 4-epimerase GalE encodes MKILVTGGAGYIGSHVVKALLKQGKDEITIIDNLCKGSQKALEALQKIGNFKFINANLEDDLSEVFANGKFDAIIHFAAFIEVFESMSEPLKYYLNNTANVARVLRYAKTYNVNKFIFSSTAAVYGEPDVAEVSETTPTNPINPYGRSKLMSEQIIKDYAASNENFKFAILRYFNVAGADEEGLIGQNYPNATHLIKVAVQTALGKRESMGIFGDDYATKDGTCVRDYIHVSDLADAHISALEYIGKNGSETFNVGYGRGFSVKEVIETAKKVSGVNFKVLNAPRRDGDPAILISNASKLRSLTSWKPKRDDLALIIKTALEWEKRI; translated from the coding sequence TTGAAGATTTTAGTAACAGGTGGAGCTGGATATATCGGCAGCCACGTAGTAAAAGCACTTTTAAAGCAAGGCAAAGATGAGATAACCATCATCGACAATCTCTGCAAGGGCTCACAAAAAGCACTTGAGGCACTCCAAAAAATAGGAAATTTCAAATTTATAAATGCAAATTTAGAGGATGATCTAAGCGAAGTTTTCGCGAATGGCAAATTTGATGCGATCATCCATTTCGCAGCGTTTATTGAGGTCTTTGAGAGTATGAGCGAACCGCTAAAATACTATCTAAACAACACCGCAAACGTCGCAAGGGTGTTAAGATATGCAAAAACCTACAACGTAAATAAATTTATATTTAGCTCAACTGCCGCAGTTTATGGCGAGCCAGACGTGGCGGAGGTAAGCGAGACAACACCTACAAACCCGATAAATCCATACGGCAGAAGCAAGCTTATGAGTGAGCAGATCATCAAGGACTACGCCGCTTCAAATGAAAATTTCAAATTTGCGATACTTCGCTACTTTAACGTAGCAGGCGCGGACGAGGAGGGGCTTATCGGTCAGAACTATCCAAACGCCACTCACCTTATCAAGGTGGCCGTGCAAACTGCCCTTGGCAAGCGCGAGAGCATGGGTATCTTTGGCGATGACTACGCGACAAAAGATGGCACATGCGTTAGAGACTATATCCACGTTAGCGACCTAGCAGACGCCCACATAAGCGCGCTGGAGTATATCGGCAAAAACGGTAGTGAGACTTTTAACGTGGGATATGGCAGGGGATTTAGCGTAAAAGAGGTCATCGAGACCGCAAAAAAAGTAAGCGGAGTAAATTTTAAAGTGCTAAATGCGCCAAGAAGGGACGGCGACCCAGCTATCCTAATCTCAAACGCAAGCAAACTACGCTCGCTAACAAGCTGGAAGCCAAAAAGAGACGATCTAGCGCTCATCATAAAAACCGCTCTTGAGTGGGAAAAGAGAATTTAA
- a CDS encoding glycosyltransferase family 2 protein, with translation MLSVVILTFNSEKYLKEVLESAKFADEIIVVDSGSKDSTGQICDGFSNVKFHEQAWLGFGAQKQKGVDLAKNEWVFVLDSDEVITDELKNEIISTLKEPKFIAYNVARLNFFFGKAIKNMGLYPDYTVRLFNKNFAKFDGRAVHEKVVLNDGSQRLGSLKNHFLHYAYESIEQFIAKQNRYSSMGAKRNLLKALTSPTWTFFKLYVLKGGFKEGFSGYVIARLYAQYTFWKYIK, from the coding sequence ATGCTAAGCGTTGTCATTTTGACTTTTAACAGCGAAAAGTACCTAAAAGAGGTGCTAGAGAGCGCTAAATTTGCTGATGAGATCATCGTGGTTGATAGCGGCTCAAAAGATAGCACAGGGCAAATTTGTGATGGCTTTAGTAACGTGAAATTTCACGAGCAAGCTTGGCTTGGATTTGGCGCGCAAAAGCAAAAGGGCGTGGATCTAGCCAAAAATGAGTGGGTATTTGTGCTTGATAGCGACGAGGTGATAACAGACGAGCTTAAAAATGAGATCATTAGCACGCTAAAAGAGCCTAAATTTATAGCTTATAACGTTGCTAGGCTAAATTTTTTCTTTGGCAAAGCGATAAAAAATATGGGGCTATATCCAGACTACACGGTGAGGCTTTTTAATAAAAATTTTGCCAAATTTGATGGCAGAGCTGTGCATGAAAAGGTTGTTTTAAATGACGGCTCACAAAGGCTTGGCTCGCTTAAAAATCACTTCTTGCACTACGCGTATGAGAGCATCGAGCAGTTTATCGCCAAGCAAAATCGTTACTCAAGCATGGGTGCAAAAAGAAATTTGCTAAAGGCGCTTACAAGCCCAACTTGGACATTTTTTAAGCTTTATGTGCTAAAAGGTGGCTTTAAAGAGGGCTTTTCTGGCTATGTTATCGCTAGACTTTACGCCCAGTACACATTTTGGAAATATATAAAATGA
- a CDS encoding glycosyltransferase family A protein, translating into MKFVIIDDGSPLKYEIPDFNLNLRWIKINEDIKWNQSGARNLGVLSAKSDRLIITDLDHIFYEDTLKFMATYNFKEKEIYKSRRTHIHRNGFVAGNYPGAGNIYAMSRGDFLKYFGYDEEFAGNYGYEDNFCAEYFDALGFKRKYITKRKYFYRERDDNDVNHKSSYHSLNRDDSQNKIIYEKKKEKMKKYGAIVAHSRIFLNFTWHVLSEQFRNNIPENTIKKKFWLLNWR; encoded by the coding sequence ATGAAATTTGTCATAATAGATGACGGCTCACCATTAAAATATGAAATACCAGATTTTAATCTAAATTTACGCTGGATAAAAATCAATGAAGACATAAAATGGAACCAAAGTGGAGCAAGAAATTTAGGAGTTCTAAGCGCAAAAAGTGATAGACTAATAATCACGGACTTAGATCATATCTTTTATGAAGACACATTAAAGTTTATGGCAACCTATAATTTTAAAGAAAAAGAAATCTACAAATCTAGACGTACTCATATTCATAGAAATGGCTTTGTGGCAGGCAACTATCCTGGTGCAGGAAATATATATGCAATGAGCCGAGGTGATTTTTTAAAATATTTTGGCTATGATGAAGAATTTGCTGGAAACTACGGCTATGAAGATAACTTTTGTGCTGAATATTTTGATGCGCTTGGTTTTAAGAGAAAATATATTACAAAGAGAAAATATTTTTACAGGGAAAGAGACGATAACGATGTTAATCACAAAAGTTCATATCACTCATTAAACAGAGATGATTCACAAAATAAAATAATTTATGAAAAGAAAAAAGAAAAAATGAAGAAATATGGTGCAATAGTAGCACATTCAAGAATATTTCTAAATTTTACTTGGCATGTTTTAAGCGAACAGTTTAGAAATAACATCCCAGAAAACACTATAAAAAAGAAATTTTGGCTTTTGAATTGGAGATGA
- a CDS encoding NAD-dependent epimerase, producing MKILVTGTAGFIGFHLANALVARGDEVVGYDVINDYYDVNLKLARLKTAGFDVSEIDYGKLITSKTHPNLKFIKADLADEKTMKELFEKEKFDVVVNLAAQAGVRYSLINPKAYIDSNITGFMNILECCRHNEIKNLVYASSSSVYGLNENMPFSTHEAVNHPISLYAATKKSNEMMAHTYSHLFNVPTTGLRFFTVYGPWGRPDMALFLFVDAALKDKTIDVFNYGKMKRDFTYVDDIVKGIIKCIDNPAKPNPAWDAKHPDPATSKAPFKVYNIGNNSPVELMDYIKAVEIKIGREIKKNFLPLQAGDVPATFADVSDLVADFDYKPNTKVNDGVAKFVEWYSEFYGIKI from the coding sequence ATGAAAATTTTAGTAACAGGAACAGCTGGATTTATAGGATTTCACCTTGCAAATGCCCTTGTGGCGCGCGGAGATGAGGTCGTTGGATATGACGTGATAAATGACTATTACGACGTAAATTTAAAGCTTGCACGCCTAAAAACGGCAGGCTTTGACGTGAGCGAGATAGACTATGGCAAGCTTATCACCTCAAAAACGCATCCAAATTTAAAATTTATAAAAGCTGACCTCGCTGATGAAAAGACGATGAAAGAGCTTTTTGAGAAGGAGAAATTTGACGTAGTGGTAAATTTAGCCGCACAAGCTGGCGTTCGCTACTCGCTCATAAATCCAAAAGCCTATATAGACAGCAACATCACAGGCTTTATGAACATCCTCGAGTGCTGCCGCCACAATGAGATCAAAAACCTAGTCTATGCAAGCTCTAGCTCGGTTTATGGCTTAAATGAGAACATGCCCTTTTCTACGCACGAGGCGGTCAATCACCCTATAAGCCTCTACGCAGCGACTAAAAAGAGCAACGAGATGATGGCGCACACTTATAGCCATCTATTTAATGTGCCAACGACTGGGCTTCGCTTTTTTACGGTTTATGGACCATGGGGACGCCCTGATATGGCGCTATTTTTGTTTGTTGACGCCGCACTTAAAGACAAAACCATCGATGTTTTCAACTACGGCAAGATGAAGCGCGACTTTACCTACGTGGACGACATCGTAAAGGGCATAATTAAATGCATCGACAACCCAGCCAAACCAAACCCAGCTTGGGACGCAAAGCACCCAGACCCTGCCACTTCAAAAGCGCCGTTTAAGGTCTATAACATCGGCAACAACAGCCCAGTCGAGCTCATGGACTACATCAAGGCAGTTGAGATAAAGATCGGCCGCGAGATCAAGAAAAATTTCCTCCCACTTCAAGCAGGCGACGTGCCAGCGACATTTGCAGACGTGAGCGACTTGGTGGCTGACTTTGACTACAAGCCAAATACAAAAGTAAATGACGGCGTGGCTAAATTTGTCGAGTGGTATAGCGAGTTTTACGGCATAAAAATTTGA
- a CDS encoding DNA ligase, producing the protein MAVFLVFCLSFAFGAGQGKFKLLRLSEFKDQNVSGWLASEKLDGVRAYWDGENLLSRQGKKLNAPLSFTKNFPKFALDGELYAKELKFEEIQASVMDKLPDEKAWSRLKFHIFDVPEASGGLPRRLEVLAKFLKNEPNDNLIIIKQIKMRDNAHFLKFAESIIAKGGEGAVVREPNAPYERKRSKNALKFKKFKDAECEVIAVNKGSGKYEKFAGSLTCKALGSKDDKERAGEPKEGTIFKIGSGLSDEQRTNPPKIGSIITYKFQNLTTNGKPRFPIFLRVRED; encoded by the coding sequence ATAGCTGTATTCTTGGTATTTTGCCTTAGCTTTGCCTTTGGAGCAGGGCAGGGCAAATTTAAGTTGCTGCGCCTTAGCGAATTTAAAGATCAAAACGTCTCAGGCTGGCTAGCTAGTGAGAAGCTTGATGGCGTGCGTGCCTACTGGGACGGAGAGAATTTGCTCTCAAGGCAGGGCAAAAAGCTAAATGCACCGCTAAGTTTTACTAAAAATTTCCCTAAATTTGCACTTGATGGCGAGCTTTACGCAAAGGAGCTTAAATTTGAAGAGATTCAAGCAAGCGTTATGGATAAGCTGCCAGATGAAAAGGCGTGGAGCAGGCTTAAATTTCACATTTTTGACGTGCCAGAGGCAAGTGGTGGCTTGCCTCGTAGGCTTGAAGTTTTGGCTAAATTTCTAAAAAATGAGCCAAATGACAATTTGATCATCATAAAACAGATAAAAATGCGCGATAACGCTCACTTTTTAAAATTTGCTGAAAGTATCATCGCAAAGGGTGGCGAAGGAGCTGTGGTGCGTGAGCCAAATGCGCCATACGAGCGAAAACGAAGTAAAAATGCGCTCAAATTTAAGAAATTTAAAGACGCCGAGTGTGAGGTTATCGCCGTAAATAAAGGCAGCGGCAAATACGAAAAATTTGCTGGCTCACTCACCTGCAAGGCACTTGGTAGCAAGGATGATAAAGAAAGAGCTGGCGAGCCAAAAGAGGGCACTATCTTTAAAATAGGCTCGGGACTAAGCGACGAGCAGCGCACAAATCCCCCAAAGATAGGCTCTATCATCACATATAAATTTCAAAATTTAACGACTAATGGCAAGCCAAGATTTCCTATATTTTTAAGGGTTAGAGAGGATTAA
- the rfaQ gene encoding putative lipopolysaccharide heptosyltransferase III has translation MKILVIKFRNIGDVLLTTPLIENLHHYYPDATIDFALNKGTEAMIEGNPYINKIHIYDRQSANSGFFKKLMTELKFIRAIKKEKYDMAVQTTTGDRGVIISKYAKIKKIVGFLGKHKAINKLLSVKAKYYENFSHTVDLNLNALRALGFEPVNKKVSVFSDESVEYLNLPKCFVHVHLTSRWMFKCANDESMAELIDYCENELNIKVVLTSDNKENELNKLANVLKICKSEPINLGGKLNLKQTITLSKRSSLFIGVDTAIMHIAAANNVPVIAFFGPSGAFEWGPWDNSLMQNGYTAQNGIQSMGKHIVYQKEWDFVPCDKEGIKEHGVEDTLMDFSDEMPEIKERINKILKG, from the coding sequence ATGAAAATACTTGTGATTAAATTTAGAAACATCGGCGACGTGCTTTTAACAACGCCGCTTATTGAAAATTTACACCACTACTACCCAGATGCAACCATCGACTTTGCCCTAAATAAAGGCACAGAAGCGATGATAGAAGGCAATCCTTATATAAATAAAATCCACATTTACGATAGGCAAAGTGCAAATTCTGGCTTTTTTAAAAAGCTAATGACCGAGCTAAAATTTATAAGAGCGATCAAAAAAGAGAAATACGATATGGCGGTGCAAACGACCACTGGAGACCGCGGCGTCATCATCTCAAAATACGCCAAGATAAAAAAAATAGTTGGCTTTTTAGGCAAGCATAAGGCGATAAATAAGCTTTTAAGCGTAAAGGCAAAATACTACGAAAATTTCTCTCACACGGTCGATCTAAATTTAAACGCACTAAGGGCTTTGGGCTTTGAGCCGGTTAACAAAAAAGTGAGCGTCTTTTCAGACGAGAGCGTGGAGTATCTAAATTTACCAAAATGCTTTGTGCACGTGCATCTAACAAGCCGCTGGATGTTTAAATGCGCAAACGACGAGAGTATGGCAGAGCTCATAGACTACTGCGAAAACGAGCTAAATATAAAGGTCGTGCTAACAAGCGACAACAAAGAAAATGAGCTAAATAAGCTTGCAAATGTGCTAAAAATTTGCAAAAGCGAGCCTATAAATTTAGGTGGCAAATTAAATTTGAAACAAACGATCACCCTATCAAAGCGCTCAAGCCTCTTTATCGGCGTCGATACTGCCATAATGCACATCGCTGCGGCAAATAACGTGCCAGTGATCGCCTTTTTTGGCCCTAGCGGAGCTTTTGAGTGGGGACCTTGGGATAATAGCTTGATGCAAAATGGCTACACAGCGCAAAATGGCATCCAAAGCATGGGCAAGCACATCGTCTATCAAAAGGAGTGGGACTTTGTGCCTTGCGATAAAGAGGGCATAAAAGAGCACGGTGTTGAAGATACTTTAATGGACTTTAGCGATGAGATGCCAGAGATAAAAGAGAGGATAAACAAAATTTTAAAAGGATAA
- a CDS encoding UDP-glucose dehydrogenase family protein, whose product MKIAVIGTGYVGLVSGACFAKMGNSVICVDVDSKKIEALKNGVVPIYEPGLADIVSECYKNGSLKFSTQITEALEHADVLFIAVGTPMGADGQADLKYVLSVAKSIGENLSKPLIVVDKSTVPVGTGAKVHEVIEVELKKRNVDVKFEVVSNPEFLKEGAAVEDFLKPDRVVIGASSEWGFSVMRELYEPFMKNHDRLICMDVKSAEMTKYAANSMLATKISFINEIANICERVGADVNLVRKGIGSDSRIGYSFIYPGCGYGGSCFPKDVEALIYTARQNGFEPELLNAVESRNKAQKRVLFEKIYNFFGGDLKGKTIALWGLAFKPNTDDMREASSLILIKLLDEAGAKVVAYDPKASEEAKKYMPNLDVKYAKNKYDALDNADAMVLVTEWSEFRSPDFMEIKERLKNAVIFDGRNQYNAKILAEHGFKYFQIGVKA is encoded by the coding sequence ATGAAAATAGCAGTAATTGGAACTGGATATGTTGGACTAGTGAGTGGTGCATGCTTTGCTAAGATGGGCAACAGCGTGATCTGCGTCGATGTTGATAGCAAAAAAATCGAGGCGCTAAAAAACGGCGTCGTGCCTATATATGAGCCAGGGCTTGCTGATATCGTAAGTGAGTGTTACAAAAATGGTTCGCTTAAATTTAGCACGCAGATAACCGAGGCGCTAGAGCATGCAGATGTGCTATTTATCGCGGTTGGCACGCCTATGGGCGCTGATGGACAGGCGGATTTAAAATATGTCCTTTCAGTTGCGAAATCTATCGGAGAAAATTTAAGCAAACCGCTAATTGTAGTCGATAAATCAACCGTTCCAGTTGGCACTGGAGCTAAGGTGCACGAGGTGATCGAAGTTGAGCTTAAAAAGAGAAATGTAGATGTTAAATTTGAAGTAGTCTCAAACCCAGAGTTTTTAAAAGAAGGCGCTGCGGTTGAAGACTTTTTAAAGCCAGATCGCGTAGTTATCGGGGCTAGCAGCGAGTGGGGCTTTAGCGTGATGAGGGAGCTTTATGAGCCATTTATGAAAAATCACGACAGGCTTATCTGCATGGACGTAAAGTCAGCCGAGATGACAAAATACGCTGCAAATTCGATGCTGGCGACTAAAATCAGCTTTATAAACGAGATAGCAAATATCTGCGAACGTGTGGGAGCTGATGTAAATTTAGTAAGAAAAGGCATCGGCAGCGACTCAAGGATCGGATATAGCTTCATCTATCCAGGCTGCGGATACGGCGGCAGCTGCTTTCCAAAAGATGTCGAGGCACTCATCTACACAGCTAGACAAAATGGCTTTGAGCCAGAGCTTTTAAACGCGGTCGAGTCAAGAAATAAGGCTCAAAAAAGAGTGCTATTTGAGAAAATTTATAACTTCTTTGGCGGCGACCTAAAGGGCAAAACGATCGCACTTTGGGGGCTTGCATTTAAGCCAAATACCGATGATATGAGAGAGGCTAGCTCGCTAATTTTGATAAAGCTTTTAGACGAGGCTGGCGCAAAAGTGGTCGCTTACGATCCAAAAGCAAGCGAAGAAGCTAAAAAATATATGCCAAATTTAGATGTGAAATACGCTAAAAATAAATATGACGCTCTTGATAACGCCGATGCTATGGTGCTTGTGACGGAGTGGAGCGAGTTTAGATCGCCTGATTTTATGGAGATCAAAGAGAGGCTAAAAAACGCTGTCATATTTGACGGACGCAACCAGTATAACGCTAAAATTTTAGCCGAGCATGGCTTTAAGTATTTTCAAATAGGCGTCAAAGCGTGA
- a CDS encoding lipid A biosynthesis lauroyl acyltransferase: protein MDRIYLAGFYTLKFLIFLLPSSLQNLLAKFLAFAFMKLKKKRFHIVMTNLDLAFGETKTKEEKLEIAKKCYYNFAKYLGINFILNQNTTKQKILEQIVFKNEHFLLDAMKSGRPIIVTTAHFGQWEIFGLAVAAHFGPSSVLGRKLDSSVMDKILRANRAQFDVELIDKDGGAKDILKALKARRIVGILVDQNTAPKDGIKVQFFGKDVLHTPAASVLAQKTNALIINAFIYQKGENLNEICFEEPIDISTFDKEDAVQKVTQMQCSACEEMVRARPEEYFWFHQRFKRFYENEYKC, encoded by the coding sequence ATGGATAGGATATATCTTGCTGGCTTTTACACTTTAAAATTTCTTATATTTTTACTGCCTAGCTCGCTTCAAAACCTGCTTGCTAAATTTTTAGCATTTGCATTTATGAAGCTTAAAAAAAAGAGATTTCATATCGTGATGACAAATTTAGACCTTGCATTTGGCGAAACGAAAACCAAAGAAGAAAAGCTTGAGATCGCTAAAAAATGCTACTACAACTTTGCAAAATACCTTGGTATAAATTTCATCCTCAATCAAAACACGACAAAGCAAAAGATACTTGAACAAATTGTTTTTAAAAATGAGCACTTTTTACTTGATGCGATGAAGTCTGGTCGGCCTATCATCGTCACAACGGCGCATTTTGGGCAGTGGGAGATATTTGGTCTAGCTGTCGCAGCTCATTTTGGGCCATCTTCAGTGCTTGGTAGAAAGCTTGATAGCAGCGTCATGGATAAAATTTTAAGAGCAAATAGAGCGCAGTTTGATGTGGAGCTCATTGACAAAGATGGCGGCGCAAAAGATATCTTAAAAGCGCTGAAAGCTAGGCGAATAGTAGGAATTTTAGTCGATCAAAATACCGCGCCAAAAGATGGCATAAAGGTGCAGTTTTTTGGCAAAGATGTGCTTCATACACCAGCTGCAAGCGTGCTAGCGCAAAAGACAAATGCCCTTATCATAAACGCATTTATCTACCAAAAAGGTGAAAATTTAAATGAAATTTGCTTTGAAGAGCCAATAGATATAAGCACGTTTGATAAAGAAGATGCTGTGCAAAAAGTGACGCAGATGCAGTGCAGTGCGTGCGAAGAGATGGTTAGAGCAAGGCCAGAAGAATACTTTTGGTTTCACCAAAGGTTTAAGAGGTTTTACGAAAATGAGTACAAATGCTAA